The Mytilus galloprovincialis chromosome 7, xbMytGall1.hap1.1, whole genome shotgun sequence genome has a window encoding:
- the LOC143082399 gene encoding transforming growth factor-beta receptor-associated protein 1-like yields the protein MSIKAFDLVPAIERIKLMSDKAKTQIECFDVCGKNLYIGTNDCFVIHYNVEERPVGNGPKVVFHNEKQGHKYLAVKKPVIQIKAASALNRIMVLIDNTLSLLNMFDLEPIMTGAKVKGVTYFCINENPTNGNPFSIEICVALKKKQIQVYTVTEDKLVHVKDVHISEPAISVGVDGSFVCAALLSQYCMINYETSHTQDLFPFDSEHSKPLIKRISKEEFLLSGPSALGMFVTSDGISQRPPLQWSENIVSMTYVHPYIVAMNDEFITVHSILDQQQKQAIPFQGGTYLGNFDGKLFVASGREIYALVPVAWEKQVQALLGDKRVTEALDLAKNANKAGLTRDKFLKIFKRFQQQAAFIEFSEGHLEEAMDLFKNSQVDVREVISLYPRLLPSNCNFTRSVPPLHEMADVNQLSRGKEDLLKEYKQFLCTYLADIKGTGTGYKQEIDTALLKLYAEIDSPELIPLIAVDTGCDLKDSVEWLEKYKRYNALGLLYKVHGEHDKALALWVKICNSEVEDESFEGINFIIEYLANLNDHELVWKYVDWVLSKDQENGVRIFTDRPTTEPPSERMRPDTVIDYLHRFPIAVITFLEYLVFQKKLEKEKYHTHLAVLYLDAVLKLIKTNNVKKEEMDKARSKLRYILQMSNLYRVQLILGKAKETEMHAECAILYGKLEEHDKALRILVHKLKDFGAAENYCLVNSHGKDSSFRKRLFHILLSVYLDPSNEQKDSLVKPAVDLLNSNVAEFDTVKVLQSLPENWSVSLVSQFLNRAVRKSMNNSRTTRIERMMSRGENLQVKQNIIEIQKEFVTMNDDRMCAVCSRAFNDTAFVRYPNGVVTHVHCAKNKHICPVTGKLFSTKRS from the exons atgagCATAAAAGCTTTTGATTTGGTTCCTGCCATTGAGCGGATCAAATTGATGTCCGACAAAGCCAAAACACAG attgaatGTTTTGATGTTTGTGGTAAAAATCTATACATAGGCACAAATGATTG CTTTGTTATCCATTACAATGTTGAGGAAAGGCCTGTGGGGAATGGACCAAAGGTTGTTTTCCATAATGAGAAACAAGGACACAAATACTTAGCTGTG aaaaaacCTGTTATACAGATAAAGGCTGCCTCAGCTCTAAACAGAATCATGGTGTTGATAGATAATACATTGTCATTACTTAATATGTTTGATTTAGAG CCAATAATGACTGGTGCCAAAGTAAAGGGAGTTACCTACTTTTGTATAAATGAAAATCCTACAAATGGAAATCCATTCAGTATAGAG ATATGTGTAGCATTAAAGAAGAAACAGATACAAGTTTATACAGTTACAGAAGACAAACTGGTGCATGTTAAAGATGTTCATATATCAGAACCAGCTATTTCTGTG GGAGTGGACGGAAGCTTTGTTTGTGCAGCACTTTTGTCACAGTATTGTATGATAAACTATGAGACATCACATACTCAAGATCTTTTCCCATTTGATTCAGAGCATAGTAAACCTCTCATTAAAAGAATCAGTAAG gaaGAATTTCTGTTAAGTGGACCAAGTGCTTTGGGGATGTTCGTAACATCTGACGGTATATCACAACGACCTCCGTTACAATGGTCAGAGAATATTGTCAGTATGACCTATGTCCATCCATACATTGTTGCCATGAATGATGAGTTCATTACAGTTCATAG TATATTAGATCAACAACAAAAACAGGCTATTCCATTTCAAGGTGGTACATATTTAGGGAACTTTGACGGCAAGTTATTTGTGGCTTCAGGCAGAGAAATATATGCTTTAGTTCCTGTTGCATGGGAAAAACAG GTTCAAGCATTATTAGGTGACAAGAGAGTCACAGAGGCATTAGATTTAGCTAAAAATGCAAATAAAGCAGGACTCACTCGGGACAAATTCTTAAAG atatttAAGAGATTTCAGCAACAGGCAGCTTTTATAGAATTTTCTGAAGGTCATTTAGAGGAGGCCATGGATCTGTTTAAAAATAGTCAGGTTGATGTTAGAGAG GTTATAAGTTTATATCCTCGCCTTTTACCGTCAAACTGTAATTTTACCCGGTCAGTGCCACCCCTTCATGAGATGGCAGATGTTAACCAGTTATCACGAGGGAAAGAAGATCTGTTAAAGGAATACAAACAGTTTCTTTGTACATACTTAGCTGATATTAAAGGCACAGGAACGGGATATAAACAG GAAATAGATACAGCGTTGTTAAAACTATATGCAGAGATAGACTCCCCAGAATTGATTCCCCTAATAGCAGTAGATACTGGTTGTGATTTAAAAGACTCGGTTGAGTGGTTAGAAAAATACAAACGTTATAATGCTCTAGGATTGTTATATAAAGTACATGGAGAACATGATAAAGCTCTGGCTCTCTGGGTCAa GATATGTAATAGTGAAGTCGAAGATGAATCATTTGAAGGCATTAATTTTATAATAGAATATTTAGCTAA TTTAAATGACCATGAATTAGTTTGGAAATATGTTGATTGGGTACTGTCTAAAGATCAAGAAAATGGAGTTCGA ATATTTACAGACAGACCTACAACTGAGCCCCCATCAGAAAGAATGAGACCAGATACTGTGATAGACTACCTCCACCGATTCCCAATAGCTGTGATAACGTTCCTAGAATATTTAGTCTTTCAAAAGAAATTAGAG aaagaAAAATACCATACCCATTTAGCTGTGTTATATTTAGATGCTGTACTAAAACTCATCAAAACCAATAATGTAAAGAAAGAAGAAATGGATAAGGCTAG ATCCAAATTACGGTACATATTACAGATGTCTAATCTGTACCGTGTACAACTTATACTGGGGAAAGCTAAAGAAACAGAAATGCATGCAGAATGTGCAATATTATATGGAAAG TTAGAAGAACATGACAAAGCCTTAAGGATACTTGTACATAAATTAAAAGATTTTGGTGCTGCTGAAAACTACTGTCTAGTCAACTCTCATGGCAAAGATTCTTCATTTCGTAAACGATTGTTCCACATCTTACTTAGTGTTTACTTAGATCCATCAAATGA ACAAAAAGATTCTTTAGTGAAACCCGCTGTAGATTTACTAAACAGTAATGTAGCAGAGTTTGATACTGTTAAA gtTTTACAATCCTTGCCAGAGAACTGGTCTGTTAGTTTAGTTTCTCAATTTTTAAATCGTGCAGTACGGAAAAGTATGAACAATAGTCGGACTACTCGAATAGAAAGAATGATGTCAAGGGGAGAGAATTTACAAgtgaaacaaaatataatagaaaTTCAGAAGGAGTTTGTTACTATGAATGATGACAG